From Mucilaginibacter gotjawali:
TACACCAATGCAATGCCCGCCCACCAATCCTGGCCTGAAATTCATGAAATTCCATTTTGTCCCGGCGGCCTGTAAAACGTCCTCGGTATCAATCCCCAGGCGGTTAAATATCTTTGCCAGTTCATTTACAAATGCGATATTGATATCCCGCTGCGAGTTTTCTATCACTTTAGCTGCTTCAGCTACTTTTATTGATGTTGCCTTAAAAGTTCCGGCGGTAATAACAGACTTATAAATTTGATCAATTATTTCGGCCGCTTCCGGTGTTGAACCGGATGTCACCTTTAAAATCTTTGAAACCGTATGTTCTTTATCACCAGGGTTAATACGTTCGGGCGAATAACCTGCAAAAAAATCAATATTGAATTTTAAGCCTGAAGATTTTTCAAGGATAGGAACACATTCATCTTCAGTAACGCCGGGGTAAACAGTTGATTCGTATACAACAATACTTCCTTTTTTTAATACTTTTCCTACGGTCTCACTGGCTTTATACAAAGGTGTCAGGTCAGGACGGTTATTCTTATCTACAGGCGTTGGCACGGTTACTATATATATATCGCAATCTCTAATGTCATCTAAAACATTACTGCAGTATAGTCCAATTTTTGGGGAATTTTCTGTTTTTATTACTTCTTTTAACAGTTCATCGCTAACTTCTAAAGTCCGGTCAAACCCATTGTTAAGTTCTGTTATTCTTAATAGCTTCAGGTCAAATCCAATAACCCGGTATTTTTTTGCAAACTCAGCGGCCAGCGGTAAGCCGACATATCCAAGTCCAAT
This genomic window contains:
- a CDS encoding nucleotide sugar dehydrogenase; translated protein: MEDKINYQQFKIGVIGLGYVGLPLAAEFAKKYRVIGFDLKLLRITELNNGFDRTLEVSDELLKEVIKTENSPKIGLYCSNVLDDIRDCDIYIVTVPTPVDKNNRPDLTPLYKASETVGKVLKKGSIVVYESTVYPGVTEDECVPILEKSSGLKFNIDFFAGYSPERINPGDKEHTVSKILKVTSGSTPEAAEIIDQIYKSVITAGTFKATSIKVAEAAKVIENSQRDINIAFVNELAKIFNRLGIDTEDVLQAAGTKWNFMNFRPGLVGGHCIGVDPYYLAQKAQEAGYHPEIILAGRRLNDGIGEYIAQEVIKLMVKKDMPIRGAKILILGITFKENCPDVRNTKVVDILRTLKQYEVNITVFDPWADPAEVKHEYGCDSVRELGYAADFDAVILAVAHKEFKNLDVRKLCKEKRVIYDVKGILPKNIIDGRL